Sequence from the Fragaria vesca subsp. vesca linkage group LG4, FraVesHawaii_1.0, whole genome shotgun sequence genome:
CTTGCCTGAGTTTGTTCTGATTACAAAACCACTCGTTGCTAAGCTACTCCAAAAGGATCCATCAAAATTAATTTTGACTCTGTCTGAGAATGGTGGTTGACCACCTAATCATTTGATTTTCATTCATACTAGTTGAAGGAAGACTTTGCCCTCTAGTGATGCAGTGAGGCATTGTTGTGGTGACATGCTGCTGCAGCAATGGTTTGAGGAAGTTCCAACGGGTAATATATTGATGCTTTGAGTGAAGTGTTAGTTTGTTACTTTTCATGGGGCATGGCAAATTGGCAATCAAGTCCTATCAATTCATTTGGCTTTACACACGTACAACTGCAAACATATATATATATAGGACGTCCGCACCAAAGTTTTGGTGCGGATTTCCATTTTTGCACCACTTCCTGATCGAATTTCTTCAAACTTCCTTCTAGACATATCTAGGTCATCTTGTGTAGATCATCTCTGCAAATTTCAGCCAATTTGGTGATCATTAAGGCTCTCAAAATCGGAAAAACAAATCGACGGCCTGTATTCTGTCCGATTCAGGTATATAACAGAAAAACGCAAGTTTGAGGGCTTTAACGATCACCAAATTGGCTGAAAATTTGCAGAGATGATCTACACAAGATGATCTAGATATGTCTAAAAGGAAATTTGAAGAAATTTGAAGAAATTTGATCGGGAAGTGNNNNNNNNNNNNNNNNNNNNNNNNNNNNNNNNNNNNNNNNNNNNNNNNNNNNNNNNNNNNNNNNNNNNNNNNNNNNNNNNNNNNNNNNNNNNNNNNNNNNNNNNNNNNNNNNNNNNNNNNNNNNNNNNNNNNNNNNNNNNNNNNNNNNNNNNNNNNNNNNNNNNNNNNNNNNNNNNNNNNNNNNNNNNNNNNNNNNNNNNNNNNNNNNNNNNNNNNNNNNNNNNNNNNNNNNNNNNNNNNNNNNNNNNNNNNNNNNNNNNNNNNNNNNNNNNNNNNNNNNNNNNNNNNNNNNNNNNNNNNNNNNNNNNNNNNNNNNNNNNNNNNNNNNNNNNNNNNNNNNNNNNNNNNNNNNNNNNAACACAGTGTGTAGATCATTCATGCAAAGTTTCATCAAATTTGAAGATCATTTGGGTACCGAATTAGATTAAATAAATCAACATAACAAAAGTTGTCCAAACAGAACCGTTCGTGTGAATTACGATTATGGAAGCTCAAATGATCTTCAAATTTGATGAAACTTTGCAGGAATGATCTACACACTGTGTTTTAGACATTGTACGGTTGAGATGTGAAAATACGACCTGAAAGTGAACGAAATAAGGAGTCTTGCACTTTAATCTCAAAACGGGATCCCACCTTGGAAGGGAACTGTGTGTGTATATATATATATATATATATATATATAATGACAAAGAGGTAGGTACATGAGTTAGTAGATGTCTTATTGATTAGTTTTGTTGTATATAGTCATGAGATATATGGATACGTACTCTTGAAGACTGAATGCCCAAGTTTATTTCTTCATCCATGATCGATTTGGAGATGACATGCATGCATTTTTTGAGTAATTAAGGAAGAATGATAAGTAGATTGAAAATATGTCCATACGTCACAGTGTAATCACATAACCAATCAGGTTAACTATAGTAAGGAAATCAACCTAGAATCCCTTGACGAACAAGGAAATTAAACCATATGGATGGAAGTATCTTAATCCAGAAGGTTAACCAAATAACCATGGTGAGTAACACAACCAGACAATAGATCTAGAGGTGAGTAACCGTAGTTGTTATGGTCTGTATGTGGTTCATCTATATATAGCTAGACTATAGTTCGATTCAGATCGATGTAAATTAACTCCATACATATATGTCAATTTAGGAATACTTGATCTACTTATTCTCTATCAAACTAGTCCGCGTATCAAATTGAGTCCACTTAATTATAATGTATTGGTGCGCACCAATATACCGTAGTAGCTAAAACTTCACGTACAAATGAATTGAAGAAGAAGATTACTAGTGACTAGCTAGACTTCACTTTGCAGTAGTCACTCTTGTAAGTTTGCAACTTTGCATCAATCATGCCTGCAGCATGTCTCTTCAGTCTTCAGTTCACTGCAACTGGGGAACGTACATGAATAATGTTTGGAACGTTCAGTCCATGCATGTTTCTGATGAAGTACATACAGGCATACAGGCATATATTGCATGTTTCTGTGTATTCATCTTTTTATTCATTTTTTTTCTTTTCAATAAATTATCCTCGTTTCATCCAGGTTTAAAGAAAAAAAAACATACAGCCATACATTGGCCTGATGGAATACTTGTTTTGCTCTTTTGGCGAAAGAATCGTCAACTCTATCTATTCACAAATGATATATTAGAAAGGATCTAATTTTGAATTGAGTAATAATACCTCATTTTATTTTCACTCCTGGAATCTCAGAGTCGGGCCTAGCTTGTTGTCGCTTCACTGGGACCTTTCTAGCTCCTTGGTTCCACTTTCCTTTGTGATCATTTATGCATGTGTGTGTTGCTATGGAAGACAGACCATTATTGCAGACAGTAGTACGAATTTAGGGGGTAAAACAGAGGCCGGCCAATATTAAAGAAGAGTGCAAGGATAGGTAGTAGAATGGTGGGGGTAGAATAAGTGCGAACCAGTAGAATTGAACGACATTATATCATCTCTAGCAGCTAGTTATCTGGTTCTGAAATTTTTTATGGCTAGTTTTACTGCTACGTTTTCGTATCTGAGGGTCGCATGCGATGGCCTTGGATGCAATGCCTTGATCCAGGGACGGTATTTTACTTGCCTCGACTGCTCCATTCCCGGCGGACCTAACAGTTTCGATCTCTGCATCTCCTGCCATTTGAACCGAAACTACTCTCACCTCCACACCACTTTTGTGGAAAAGCACGTCTCTGCGTTTCCGGCTGCAAATTACCGACTAGCAGCGTTTGCAACGGTGCCCCAACCGGCGGCGAAACTGAATTACAACAATGAGGTGAAAAATGTTATCAATTCTGGTGGTGGTCTGGGATTAACTAACAAGTTCATTTGCAGGCTCGCTCAATATCCAACACTAATACAACTTTTTATGCAGCCTGCTGGCACAGAGTCTCGATCTTCTAATTAAGTTGATTTGTACTCATAAATTGGTACTCAGACATGTAGTTTTGGCTTCATAGATTGCGTACATGCGATGATGCCACTACTTGATTTGCAGTTCTCAACTGGTTATCAAATATAAGTTGTGATTAGTTAGGTTTTAAAAGTACTATTGTACACCAATATATGGCATGGTTCAAGCTAGCGAGCAAACCGGGAATCACTGTGAAATTTTGTTTGTGTATGTGTGTGTAACAGTAGTTCTCGATCTCATTCATTATTTGATGGGTAATGTACGTATTCTTATACTTCAGGGAGTAGCAACGAAGGGAGTAGAAGCAGTCAATACCGGTTCTACCATTCCACATGTAACAGATGATGTCTGCTGCAGCATTATGTGATACCTGCTAGCTAGATCACTGGATCGATATGTACATGTTATAGCTAGTTTTCCTCCCAAGCTTAATTCGAACATGCATTAGAATAATATGCTTGCATCTTGGATTAATACATGGCGGTCGATCGAGAGAATAAGGATTGTACGTGGTATGTTTCATTGGTGTTGTGTTTGTTAATTGGCATGGTTAATTTACTAATGTTAATTTGCTAGCTTACATGTAATGAAACACATCTGCAATGTTCAGTAGAGATCGTTCGAATTCTTGTCAAGCTTATATATAGTGAGCTGCGCGCCATATATATTACAGGCTTTATAACAAAATTATCCATTCTCTTTTTCGATCAGAATGAGCTACGAAATCAATTGCATTGATCACTAGTAGAAATGGTAGTTGCATGCTGCAAGAGAGTAAGCAAAACTCAAAGGAATTGCTGTCACAATCTTGAGCAACAAAAAGAAACCAGTCAGCCACCATCAGATTCACTAGAATCGTTAGTCGCAACCACAAGAGCACGTAGGCAAAATCTGTGAGAAATTAAAGAGGAATGTAATATAATGTTTTTAGCTAATGTGTCATCAAATAGACAGGGCTGTTCAAAACTAATAATCTGTCGTCTAGAAACCGTTATTGATGTACAACTAGTATATCAAAAAAAATTTACTAAAGAAACATTTATCATCAAAATTTTTCCTAGTAGTAGATCATCATCCACAAAAACGTAAGATAATCCATTTGAGATGACAAATGCCAGAACAGCTCATAATCTAGTCGCACAAAAAAAAAAAAAAAAAATAAAATAACGATTAACCCAATTCAAAAGCCCAATTCTATCGTCTGTAAATTTCTCTCTGGCTCCGTCGTTGAGATTGACGAGCAAGAATGGCAGCCATGGAAGCCGCGCTCCTGAACCAACCTCCTCCGCAGCCGCAACAACCGCAACCCGCGGCGGTGGAGAAGCTAAACGACGCCGTAGTGTCGCAGCTGAACCTCAGGTCCGTCAAGGACCGAGCCACAAACCTGTTCAAGAACATCACCCGCATCCTCGAAGATCTCGACGGCCACGCTCGCACCAACACCACTCCCAAATGGCCTTACCTCCTCAGCCAGTACTCCATGGTCAACCTCGAGCTCCTCAACATCGTCGAGGAAATCAAAAAGGTCTCCAAGGCCTTCGTCGTCTACCCCAAAAATGTGAACGCCGAGAACGCCGTCGTTTTACCGGTGATGCTCTCGTCCAAGCTCTTGCCGGAGATGGAGGTCGAGGACGACGCCAAGAGAGAGCAGTTGCTTCTAGGGCTGCAGAGCCTCCCAGTCTCGACCCAAATTGACAGGCTGAAAGTAAATTAGATGACTTCAGACTTTGCTTGTTTTGTTTACGGTGTATACTTTCGATTCCGTAATTATTAAAGCTGAGGATGGTTGATTTGGTTCAGGCTAGGATTGATATGATCGCGGCTGCTTGTGAGAGTGCTGAGAAAGTGTTGGCTGACACTCGGAAAGCCTACTGCATTGGAACTCGGCAAAACATTCCTGTTGTTCCGACGCTAGATAAAGCTCAGGCAGCGAAAATTCAAGAGCAGGAGAATCTACTCCGAGCTGCTGTTAATTACGGGGAAGGTAATGCACTAACAAGTCACTTTGCTTTGACTATTTTCTAACTATAACTGATTTTCAATGTGCAATTTCTCTCTTAAATGACCTGACTTTAGTGATTTTGGTAGCTCGGTTTCGTTCATTTCCCTTATTTTGGGTTCATTGATATTCTGAAATGCAATGCTATTAGTTGTTATGCTTTCTCATGCTGTTGCTCCTTTTACGGATACATTACACAGAGTAGTATGGTCATAAATTCGTATATCCATTTTTGAATGCGTGCAGCTTTACGGTTACCGGCAGACCAAAGGCAGAATCCACCTGCACTTCCGATGCATCTGGTAGATGTGCTCAGTGGAGGAGATGGTGTACAAGCATTTCCTGAAGCATCTGGTAATATTGAGTTACTGTTTGTTCAAGGCTTCAAGCATAGATTAGCGTCGAGGTTTAGGTGATACTGCATTCGTTTTTGGCTGACTGTAACTAACTTTCCAGGTATGTACTTGAAGAATACTCCTGTATCATCAAGTAACTTGTCTGGCCAGAGCCCGTTGATGCAGGTTAGAATTATTCGATCATAGACTTCTTAAAAGGCTGTAATTGTGAATTTAAATCCTCAATTCTTATTTGAAATTAGTGTGGCAAGCTTATCAAAGTATGTTGACGACTACATCATTAGGTTGTGCATTCATTTCTTGTAAAAAGAACATTATTTTCATCCTTATAGCTCTGTTTACATTTATAAGTTGCAGAAAAGGGGTTTGTCAGGACCTGGAACTCTGTTTCTTTTCCTTTCGTCTTCCCTCCCAACATTCATTCTGGCCATCGCTTTTACAAAAGTCCCCATGGTCCTCAAAGTTTATCAAGTTCAATAACATTTTCCATAAAAGCGCTTTGCCTTTTCTCAAGGCTTTCTACTTTGGTTTTTGCGTGCGAAGTCAGTTGTAAGGGCTTTTAAATTGTTATGACTGCAATGATTTTACTATATTCAGTTTTGTTTTTGATTTTGGTCTACCCAAACTGAGTTTGATGGTGGCGTAATGATTGATCCTAGTTGATTTTGTACCGTTCTTTAGTAGCAGGTTGACAAGCAAACTTGTTAATTTCATCAGCTTCATAGCTGATCATTTACTTCAATTTCCCTTCCACTATATACATACTAACTTGAATCAAGTTGAGTTGGGTCCACCTCAAACCTAAGTGGTGAACTGAATTCACCTGTAATAGAATATATCGTAGCTGTAATAGAGTTGCATTAAGTAGATATCACCTGACAAAATCAAAAGCAGGTTCCTGGATCACAACTTATGGGAAGATCAGCTGCATCTCCTGGTGGCACAAGTATTACAAACTTCGATAACACAACATCTCCATTACCATATGCCAACTCTCCAAGGTCTAATACAAACATTATGAATACGCCATCTCCTCAACAACAAAACCAGCAACAGAAGCAGCAACTACAGCAGCAGCAACAGCAGCAGCAGCAGCAGAAGTTGATGCAATTACCTCAGCATCAACAGCAACTCCTGGCCCAGCAACAATTTAGGCAATCTACAATGCAAGGACTTGGACAAGTAAGGTTTAGCCTATATACTGTTTTGCAGCTTACGAAGTTAAAAGTGATTGAATTTGGCAAAATTATGAATTAGGATCCAATGCTTTTTCTTCTTTATTTATTTATTTATTTTTTTTACTTTTCTCCTCTTTCACTTGCTAGATCAATTTCATCGCCATTCATTAAAACACAACTTTTGACTCTCACGTTGGTTTTGCAGAATCCACTGCAGCAGCTGCATGATTTGCAGGGACAGACTCATCAAAAGTTTCCATCGGTAAATTTGTTGCTTTGCTTCTTTTTTCTTGTACTTCTTTCAGGAGCCTGTTGGCCATGAACCTGTTATACATTTCTGTTACTCTATCTCCCTCCCTCTCACTCCTCCACTTCCCTTTCTTGTTATAGTTACATGCATTTGACTGAGAGAGAAGACCTTTTGTTAGTTACTGCAATTCTCTATATTCTTGGTTGTACTAATAAATTTTGGTTATTGATCTAGTTACAAGGACAACATCAAATGCAATTTTCTCCATCAATGGGACACCAACAATTTCAGGGTAGGCAGTTGCCTTCTGGACATGTTCCACATGGCATTGGTCAAAACCAACTTAATCCAGGAAGTCAAATGAATCGCCATCTTAGCCAGTTTTCTGGTGCTGCTAATAGTGCATTGTTTAATGCTGCTCAGACAACACCAAATCAAATGGTTAGATAATTTTTCTATTCATTGTTCTAGTTTTTATCTATTTCATCAACTGTAATTTCTCAATGCATTACGGTGCAAAGTGGATGTTAGATTCTATTGCCCGTTTTTCCCCATAAGTCCATTAGTACTGTGCTTGGATTCCAAAATATAGTATAATGTTAGCAAAACTCGAGTGTTATTGTTTGTTTCCTTTTCTGGAAAATGATGTCTTCTATCCTCTTTTGAGTCACTGTCTTATTGGTCTTTAATTCTTTCTGTTCCAGATACCAAACATGTCAGCAACCATGTCTTCACAATCACTTCTGCCACGAATGCAGGTACTGCCAATATGGTATCCTTTGCTTTGCCTTGGTGAATTAGTTAGAAAAATATGGGTGAATTGTTAGGGTTAAATGCCTTTGAGCATTGAATGAGATGCTCTTGAATTTTGGATTTTAAAAATCAGGTTTCAGACTAGAAGAGGGCCTCTAGGATTAGGAACCAGTCTCCTAAAAAAGTAGAAACTGTTCTAATCACTTCATTCCGAGCATATTCTAGTGACGGACCGTAGAACAACATCATGTTCGAAATTCTGGGATTTGGAACCAAAGTCTCCTAAGAAAGTAGAGAACATTCTATCACTTCAGTCCAAGTCATATTTTGGTGACGGACCAAAGGACAACGTCTTGTTTGAAATTCTGGTCTTAAGTTCTAAGTTGCTAATTACATTCTAGTTGACGATACGATATATGCTTTGCCTCTTCGCTGCTGAAGGACACCAACCTACAAGTTTATCACTCTGAAACTTATACCATACCATGTGCAAGTTTTTGGAGTCTTCATGGGCTTTTATTGATCTAATTAAATCACAACAACAAGACAGAAGTTACCATTTTGTGACTTTTGAGCCTGTGACCTTTTCACTTGGCATGTTCATTATATCTTTTCCGCTAATGTGTAACTTAATGATGGCTGTTTCATTTTAATGATCTGAATTGCATCATGTATTTGACAATCACTGATAGTATGACGACTAAATGCCAATTTGATCTTTTGCCACAGTTTGAATTGCCTGGCAACAATCCCCAGAGAAATCATGCTTCCCAGATTTTGACCGACCAAAGTATGATATAAATCCTTTCTCTATCTTATGTAGGTTACTACATATGCAACTCTTGTTCCTGTATTGCTAAGAATGTACAGCGTTTATATATTGTTGGCTGTTTGCCTGTAGTGTTTAATATGGGAGCCACAAATACTGGTGGCATGATGCCCTTACAACAGCAGCAGCAACAGCAACATGGTTCACAAGGTGCATTTGGTAACATGACGCAAAATGCTCAGAATCTCCAATCTAATATGGTACAACTTCAGGGCACAACACAGAATCATCCCAATTTTTCCCAACAGAGACAGCAAAACCAACAGCAGTAGAACCAATTTAACTTGTTTGTGCCATATGTGGTCTTAAAAACAGTCCAATCACTTGATGTATGTTCTGGGGTTATAACGGCTAGACCCTGGCAGAGATGCTTATGAACATTCGAGGTAAACATATGTACATAATTCTAACTTAGTTAGTGGGTAAAACTTCTGTTTGATTTTAAGCCAATCTCTTCAAATATCTAGTCATTCGGCAGGAACTGTTTCCTCCGTGTCTCTCCGACATAGTGGTGCTTCTTCCTTTCCAATAAGGTGAATCTGGAATGTACATGGATTAGTCTGTACATTTCGTTTGTCAGTTTCATTTTGTTTCTTTAGAATCACATGCTAATTAGGACTGATTCTTGAGAAGTCATTCCATGGTTATTTGTCTGCTGCCCGGAAGCTAAACAAAGTTGAAAAGGAGAATCGAACAAAGAAGGAACTTGACGCGGCCAGGAGACATCGACAAAGGCAAGTTAATTAGGGTTTAGTTTGGTAGAGTAAACAGCAATTCAATTAAGGTTTAGATTAGATCAAGAGCTTAAATATCATGAAACTGACGTAAATTCACAATCTCCTCAGTCACTTTGGAATAGTGGGATCCGTAAGGATGTTAGTTTTCCAAATTGCGAGTTTAATTGGGCATTATCACATAATTACGGTATAGAATTAGGTTTTAGTATCAGAGAGTAGCACTTTCCAGGTTTGGAGGGAACCAAATATGCCAACCATCAAAATTTGGTGGTCATGATGACCAACCAATCACATCTCTCTCTCTCTCTCCTTGTCTCTTGTCTCTCTCTCGCTCTCTCCCTGTCTCTTCTCTCTCTCTCTCTCTGTGGCAGTGTTTGATTGGATGGTCTGCTTGACCAGTAAAAGCTGCTGGTTGGCAAATCTGCATCCGGTTTGGAGCGGGTCATTAGGGAAATCAGAACAGGGTACTTTCACTCTTTTAGTCACCCATCAAATTAAGGTCTTGGTCTTCTTGTCTTGGAGACTTGGACTGTGTCTTGGTCACCTATGGGAGTAACCGAGTCTTGATCTTATGTGTTTAACCCTTTGTGTGAACCAACTAAGAAGAACATATGAAAAGTCTATATTTGCAAAATGCATAAAAAGTCTGTCCTTGTGTGAATTCACTTGCTAGTAAACATTCACAAAAAAACAAAATTTAAGTCATTAAAAGATAAAATTCAAGTTACTGAAAAAAAAAAAATATAGTGTGTGAATTTAATTTGAGGTATATAGATTTCACAACTCTTTCCATATTGCGAGTTTAATTGAGCGTTATATAAAATTAGATTTTAGTATCAGAAAGTAGCACTTTCCAGAGGACGACCATATCATGATTTTGACTTGGAGGTTTGGAGCGGGTCATTAGGGAAATCAGAAGAGGATACTTTCACTCTTTCAGTCCCCGGAACCGTGCTGGATAGTCACCCATCAAATTAAGGTCTTGGTCTTCTTGTCTTGAAGTAATTATGGTGTCTAGCTTGGAGACTTGGACTGTGTCTTGGTCACCTTTGGGAGTAACCGAGTCT
This genomic interval carries:
- the LOC101314274 gene encoding uncharacterized protein LOC101314274, encoding MASFTATFSYLRVACDGLGCNALIQGRYFTCLDCSIPGGPNSFDLCISCHLNRNYSHLHTTFVEKHVSAFPAANYRLAAFATVPQPAAKLNYNNEGVATKGVEAVNTGSTIPHVTDDVCCSIM
- the LOC101309922 gene encoding mediator of RNA polymerase II transcription subunit 8-like encodes the protein MAAMEAALLNQPPPQPQQPQPAAVEKLNDAVVSQLNLRSVKDRATNLFKNITRILEDLDGHARTNTTPKWPYLLSQYSMVNLELLNIVEEIKKVSKAFVVYPKNVNAENAVVLPVMLSSKLLPEMEVEDDAKREQLLLGLQSLPVSTQIDRLKARIDMIAAACESAEKVLADTRKAYCIGTRQNIPVVPTLDKAQAAKIQEQENLLRAAVNYGEALRLPADQRQNPPALPMHLVDVLSGGDGVQAFPEASGMYLKNTPVSSSNLSGQSPLMQVPGSQLMGRSAASPGGTSITNFDNTTSPLPYANSPRSNTNIMNTPSPQQQNQQQKQQLQQQQQQQQQQKLMQLPQHQQQLLAQQQFRQSTMQGLGQNPLQQLHDLQGQTHQKFPSLQGQHQMQFSPSMGHQQFQGRQLPSGHVPHGIGQNQLNPGSQMNRHLSQFSGAANSALFNAAQTTPNQMIPNMSATMSSQSLLPRMQFELPGNNPQRNHASQILTDQMFNMGATNTGGMMPLQQQQQQQHGSQGAFGNMTQNAQNLQSNMVQLQGTTQNHPNFSQQRQQNQQQ